In Drosophila nasuta strain 15112-1781.00 chromosome 2R, ASM2355853v1, whole genome shotgun sequence, a single genomic region encodes these proteins:
- the LOC132786433 gene encoding calphotin encodes METSIEPSKSVEIEPALAVVATPVTVQAVVPPLVTTVPVVASVPVESVVASVEPTATPAAPVPAPTPVIVEAVVLSEAVHPVATSVPIPALVPMESVVAPVAPTPTPAAPVPVTTHVTVEAVAPPVATAVPVVASVPVETVVAPVAPSPAAPVTTATPVTVEAVAPSDAPTPAAPVLAPTSVIVEAVVQQEAVLPVATDVPVAAPISVESVVAPVVPTPTLAAPVSAATPVTVSAVVPVAAPVPVESVVAPITTPVTPVPATTQVIVEAEVPLVATTVPVAVPVPVETVVAPVEPTPSPTAPVPAATPVAVEVAVPPVATAIPVAVPVHVESVVAPVESTPTPTAPVPAATPIAVEVAVPPVVTAIPVAVPVPVESVIAPTITPVIPLPAATPVTVEAAVSPVATAIPVAVPVPVETVVAPVEPTPTPAAPVPAATPIAVEAAVSPVATAIPVAVPVPVETVVAPVEPTPTQAAPVPAATPVTSEAVISPVATDIPVTTPAPVETVVAPVEPTPTPAAPVPAATPIAIEAVAPPEVVLSVVTAIPVAAPVPVESVVAPVEPTPTPAELVPAATPIAVEAVAPPEVVLPVVTAIPVTVPVPVESVIAPTPTPVIHLPAATPVTVEAAVSPVVTAIPVTVPVPVESVIAPTPTPVIPLPAATPVTVEAAVSPVATAIPVAVPVPVETVVAPVEPTPTQAAPVPAATPVTAEAVISPVATDIPVTAPVPVETVVAPVEPTPTPAAPVPAATPIAVEAVAPPEVVLPVVTAIPVAAPVPVESVIEPTPTPVIPLPAASPVTAEAVISPVATDIPVTAPVPVETVVAPVESTPTPAAPVPAAAPLTVEATVVASLEPTQTPVAPVPAATPVTVETVTPPVATAVPVVASVPVESVVTPVELIPAAPVPAPTPVTVEVAVPPEAVLPVATSEPVPALVPVESVVAPEGPTPTPAAPVPVTTHVTVEAVAPPVATAVPVVASVPVESVVAPVEPTPTPTAHVPAATPVIVEVVVPPEVVLPVVTAVPVAAPVPVESVVASVEPTPTPAAPVVASVPVESVVASVEPTSTPAAPAPAATPVTVEVAVSPVARAIPVGASVPVETVVAPVEPIPAASVPAATSVTVEAVVLDEAVLPVTNIPVSVEGAKPQEAEPDAALAPGEPLVTPVIPTPPVTTVDPVVAPVSGESAIVLVSPLQETPVSVAAPVFVEDVVTPETVPPVATDVSDVVLVSAEPEVVPTPLERPVPDTSPITVGAVPPNTIAVLVSTESAAAPEAQPLEKTASVATQEAAQLIESIQADSFGTAEIIVEAPEEKCLPALESVASLEEMLGTTTQQPVVETPVSESDPAEVEMEALVTAQNQTKVANQISNVNADIVPIAKIYPTRRDLNTNDVSLLAIAATLDSIADKLKDQRARNQEVLDRICEIEKILGVTKN; translated from the exons ATGGAGACTTCAATAGAACCATCAAAAAGTGTGGAAATCGAACCAGCACTTGCTGTAGTAGCTACACCAGTCACTGTTCAAGCTGTTGTACCACCACTCGTAACAACTGTCCCTGTTGTAGCATCGGTTCCTGTGGAGTCCGTTGTAGCTTCAGTAgagccaacagcaacaccagccGCACCTGTCCCCGCTCCGACACCAGTTATTGTTGAAGCTGTCGTACTATCAGAAGCAGTACATCCAGTCGCAACATCCGTACCTATTCCAGCACTGGTTCCTATGGAGTCCGTTGTAGCTCCAGTAGcgccaacaccaacaccagcGGCACCTGTTCCAGTCACTACACATGTCACTGTTGAAGCTGTTGCACCACCAGTCGCAACAGCAGTCCCTGTTGTAGCATCGGTTCCTGTGGAGACCGTTGTAGCTCCAGTAGCGCCATCACCAGCGGCACCTGTTACTACCGCTACTCCTGTCACTGTTGAAGCTGTTGCACCATCAGACGCTCCAACACCAGCGGCGCCTGTCCTCGCTCCAACATCAGTCATTGTTGAAGCTGTCGTACAACAAGAAGCAGTGCTTCCAGTCGCAACAGACGTCCCTGTTGCAGCACCGATTTCTGTGGAGTCCGTGGTGGCTCCAGTAGTGCCAACACCAACACTTGCGGCACCAGTTTCTGCTGCAACACCAGTCACTGTTAGTGCTGTGGTCCCTGTTGCAGCACCGGTTCCTGTGGAGTCTGTGGTAGCGCCAATAACAACACCAGTGACACCTGTTCCTGCCACTACACAAGTAATTGTTGAAGCTGAGGTACCACTAGTCGCAACTACCGTCCCTGTTGCAGTACCGGTTCCTGTTGAGACCGTTGTAGCTCCAGTAGAGCCAACACCATCACCAACGGCACCTGTTCCCGCCGCTACACCAGTCGCTGTTGAAGTTGCCGTACCACCAGTCGCAACTGCCATCCCTGTTGCAGTACCGGTTCATGTAGAATCCGTGGTAGCTCCAGTGGAgtcaacaccaacaccaacggCACCTGTTCCCGCTGCTACACCAATCGCTGTTGAAGTTGCCGTACCACCAGTCGTAACGGCCATCCCTGTTGCAGTACCGGTTCCTGTGGAGTCCGTGATAGCGCCAACAATAACACCAGTGATACCTCTTCCTGCCGCTACACCAGTAACTGTTGAAGCTGCCGTATCCCCAGTCGCAACGGCCATCCCTGTTGCAGTACCGGTTCCTGTTGAGACCGTGGTAGCTCCAGTGGagccaacaccaacaccagcGGCACCTGTTCCCGCCGCTACACCAATCGCTGTTGAAGCTGCCGTATCCCCAGTCGCAACGGCCATCCCTGTTGCAGTACCGGTTCCTGTTGAGACCGTGGTAGCTCCAGTAGagccaacaccaacacaagCGGCACCAGTTCCTGCTGCAACACCAGTCACTTCTGAAGCTGTCATATCACCAGTCGCAACGGACATCCCTGTTACAACACCGGCTCCTGTTGAGACCGTGGTAGCTCCAGTAGAGCCAACACCGACACCAGCGGCACCTGTTCCCGCCGCTACACCAATCGCTATTGAAGCTGTCGCACCACCGGAAGTAGTACTTTCAGTCGTAACGGCCATCCCTGTTGCAGCACCGGTTCCTGTGGAGTCCGTGGTAGCTCCAGTGGagccaacaccaacaccagcGGAACTTGTTCCCGCCGCTACACCAATCGCTGTTGAAGCTGTCGCACCACCGGAAGTAGTACTTCCAGTCGTAACGGCCATCCCTGTTACAGTACCGGTTCCTGTGGAATCCGTGATAGcgccaacaccaacaccagtGATACATCTTCCTGCCGCTACACCAGTAACTGTTGAAGCTGCCGTATCCCCAGTCGTAACGGCCATCCCTGTCACAGTACCGGTTCCTGTGGAGTCCGTGATAGcgccaacaccaacaccagtGATACCTCTTCCTGCCGCTACCCCAGTAACTGTTGAAGCTGCCGTATCCCCAGTCGCAACGGCCATCCCTGTTGCAGTACCGGTTCCTGTTGAGACCGTGGTAGCTCCAGTAGagccaacaccaacacaagCGGCACCAGTTCCTGCTGCAACACCAGTCACTGCTGAAGCTGTCATATCACCAGTCGCAACGGACATTCCTGTTACAGCACCGGTTCCTGTTGAGACCGTGGTAGCTCCAGTGGagccaacaccaacaccagcGGCACCTGTTCCCGCCGCTACACCAATCGCTGTTGAAGCTGTCGCACCACCGGAAGTAGTACTTCCAGTCGTAACGGCCATCCCTGTTGCAGCACCGGTTCCTGTGGAGTCCGTGATAGagccaacaccaacaccagtGATACCTCTTCCTGCCGCTTCACCAGTCACTGCTGAAGCTGTCATATCACCAGTCGCAACGGACATCCCTGTTACAGCACCAGTTCCTGTTGAGACCGTGGTAGCTCCAGTGGAGTCAACACCAACACCCGCGGCACCAGTTCCTGCTGCAGCACCTCTCACTGTTGAAGCTACCGTGGTAGCTTCATTAGAGCCGACTCAAACACCAGTGGCTCCTGTTCCTGCCGCTACACCAGTCACTGTTGAAACTGTTACACCACCAGTCGCAACAGCCGTCCCTGTTGTAGCATCGGTTCCTGTGGAGTCTGTTGTAACTCCAGTAGAGCTAATACCAGCGGCCCCAGTTCCCGCGCCAACACCAGTCACTGTTGAAGTTGCCGTCCCACCAGAAGCGGTACTTCCAGTCGCAACATCCGAACCTGTTCCAGCACTGGTTCCTGTCGAGTCCGTGGTAGCTCCTGAAGggccaacaccaacaccagcGGCACCTGTTCCAGTCACTACACATGTCACTGTTGAAGCTGTTGCACCACCAGTCGCAACAGCCGTCCCTGTTGTAGCATCGGTTCCTGTGGAGTCCGTTGTAGCTCCAGTAGagccaacaccaacaccaacggCACATGTTCCTGCTGCAACACCAGTCATTGTTGAAGTTGTCGTACCACCAGAAGTAGTACTTCCAGTCGTTACGGCCGTCCCAGTTGCAGCACCGGTTCCTGTCGAGTCCGTGGTAGCTTCAGTTGagccaacaccaacaccagcGGCACCTGTTGTAGCATCGGTTCCTGTGGAGTCCGTGGTAGCTTCAGTTGAGCCAACATCAACACCAGCAGCACCTGCTCCTGCCGCTACACCTGTCACAGTTGAAGTTGCCGTATCACCAGTCGCAAGGGCAATCCCTGTTGGTGCATCAGTTCCTGTGGAGACCGTGGTAGCTCCAGTAGAGCCAATACCAGCGGCGTCTGTTCCCGCTGCAACATCAGTCACTGTTGAAGCTGTCGTACTAGATGAAGCAGTACTTCCAGTCACAAATATACCTGTCTCTGTTGAAGGTGCTAAGCCTCAAGAAGCTGAGCCCGACGCAGCACTGGCTCCAGGAGAGCCCTTGGTAACTCCTGTAATTCCAACACCTCCTGTGACAACCGTTGATCCTGTTGTCGCACCGGTTTCAGGGGAGTCCGCAATAGTTCTTGTATCTCCCCTTCAGGAGACGCCTGTCTCTGTCGCTGCACCAGTTTTTGTTGAAGATGTCGTAACACCAGAAACAGTACCTCCAGTCGCAACAGACGTCTCTGATGTCGTACTGGTTTCAGCAGAGCCCGAGGTAGTTCCAACACCTTTAGAGAGACCTGTTCCTGACACTTCACCTATTACTGTTGGAGCAGTGCCTCCAAATACAATTGCAGTACTAGTTTCAACAGAGTCCGCGGCTGCTCCAGAAGCACAACCACTTGAGAAAACTGCATCCGTTGCAACACAAGAAGCGGCGCAATTAATAGAGTCTATTCAAGCTGATAGCTTTGGGACTGCAGAAATAATCGTAGAGGCCCCAGAAGAAAAATGCTTGCCGGCTTTAGAATCTGTTGCCTCTCTAGAAGAAATGTTAGGTACTACAACTCAACAACCAGTAGTGGAAACACCAGTTTCCGAATCGGATCCAGCTGAAGTTGAAATGGAAGCTTTAGTAACTGCGCAGAACCAGACTAAAGTCGCTAATCAGATTTCAA ATGTAAATGCAGATATCGTGCCAATTGCAAAGATTTATCCAACACGAAGGGATCTAAATACAAACGATGTATCACTTTTAGCCATAGCAGCAACTTTGGATTCAATTGCAGATAAACTAAAGGATCAAAGAGCCAGGAATCAAGAAGTTCTCGACCGCATATGCGAAATTGAGAAGATTCTGGGTGTGACAAAGAACTAA